In one window of Methanocorpusculum sp. DNA:
- a CDS encoding ribonuclease Z produces the protein MAGETLFVHFLGTAGALPTPLRNPSCIMIRRGSDTLLFDCGEGAQQQMMRLKTGFTVNAVFITHWHADHYLGIFGLIETMAFNGRTEPLTLYGPRGIDWFVNIIRQLTPKIPFQLTAVEVSDGDVTIFDGYSVVAFRTFHGMESVGYVLEEDMRPGRFDREGAIALGVKPGPLFGKLQRGSPVTILRDGEEVTITPEMVMGDRRRGRKVVYTGDTRPVKNQPELLANADLLIHEATFDEEEGSERAKEAWHSTACEAGQVASLVKPKILALVHFSSRYITAASHIRDAKEFFSGEIIAPNDLTTVEIPYRDE, from the coding sequence GTGGCCGGCGAAACACTCTTCGTGCATTTTCTCGGGACCGCGGGGGCTCTTCCGACACCACTTCGAAATCCATCCTGTATAATGATCAGGCGCGGATCCGACACCCTGCTTTTTGACTGCGGGGAAGGGGCCCAGCAGCAGATGATGCGGCTGAAGACCGGATTTACGGTGAATGCCGTCTTCATAACCCACTGGCATGCCGATCATTATCTTGGAATATTCGGACTGATCGAGACGATGGCCTTTAACGGCAGAACCGAACCCCTGACCCTCTACGGACCGCGGGGTATAGACTGGTTCGTAAATATCATACGTCAGCTGACGCCGAAGATCCCATTTCAGCTTACAGCCGTCGAGGTATCCGACGGGGATGTGACGATCTTTGACGGATATTCGGTCGTCGCTTTCAGGACATTCCATGGAATGGAAAGTGTAGGATACGTGCTGGAAGAGGATATGCGTCCTGGTAGATTCGACCGAGAAGGAGCGATTGCCTTGGGCGTAAAACCCGGGCCGCTCTTTGGCAAACTTCAGAGAGGAAGCCCGGTCACCATTCTTCGGGACGGTGAAGAGGTAACCATCACCCCGGAGATGGTTATGGGAGATAGACGACGCGGACGGAAAGTGGTGTACACTGGCGATACACGACCAGTGAAGAACCAGCCGGAACTGCTGGCCAACGCGGATCTGCTGATCCATGAAGCAACCTTTGATGAAGAAGAGGGAAGCGAACGGGCAAAAGAGGCCTGGCACTCGACCGCATGTGAGGCGGGACAGGTGGCTTCCCTTGTGAAGCCGAAGATCCTGGCACTGGTACATTTCAGTTCAAGATATATTACGGCCGCAAGCCACATCAGGGATGCAAAAGAGTTCTTCAGCGGGGAAATAATAGCACCAAATGATCTGACTACCGTCGAGATCCCTTACAGGGATGAATAA
- a CDS encoding sugar phosphate isomerase/epimerase family protein, with product MKIFFASSSKIWDDPAWVAEISDVGFDGWEISADGNYRLDKPETFAAVKQAVDENGLDVSVHAPFSDLNPASINMPIWEETVRQFTVCIEQAALLTDTVVIHPGYLSPVSRFDGSSAWNNHKQACIRLGETAQQVGVTACLENMPNLDDFFCRDPYEQDGFVDGVPGMGLVLDIGHAHTTGNLDEFCKIILPKAHHLHIHDNHGKYDEHLPLGSGTINWEKIMPRIVKEYKGKIIVVEGRNPKEGKKSLEFLRRWI from the coding sequence ATGAAGATCTTCTTTGCATCTTCCTCGAAGATATGGGACGACCCCGCATGGGTCGCTGAAATTTCTGATGTCGGATTTGATGGCTGGGAAATCTCAGCGGACGGAAACTACCGGCTGGACAAACCGGAAACATTCGCAGCGGTCAAACAGGCGGTCGATGAAAACGGGCTGGATGTCTCCGTCCATGCACCGTTCAGTGATCTGAACCCCGCATCCATCAACATGCCAATCTGGGAAGAGACCGTCAGACAGTTCACCGTCTGTATAGAACAGGCCGCTCTTCTCACGGACACAGTAGTTATCCACCCAGGATACCTCTCCCCCGTGAGCAGGTTCGACGGATCATCCGCATGGAACAATCACAAACAGGCATGCATCCGTCTTGGGGAAACTGCACAACAGGTCGGCGTTACCGCATGCCTTGAGAACATGCCGAACCTCGACGACTTCTTCTGCCGGGATCCCTATGAGCAGGATGGATTTGTTGACGGCGTTCCGGGAATGGGGCTCGTGCTGGATATCGGTCACGCCCACACAACAGGAAATCTGGACGAGTTCTGTAAAATTATCCTGCCCAAGGCACACCATCTCCACATCCACGACAATCATGGAAAATATGATGAGCACCTCCCTCTTGGGAGCGGAACCATCAACTGGGAAAAAATTATGCCGAGAATCGTGAAGGAATACAAAGGAAAGATCATCGTCGTAGAGGGACGGAACCCGAAAGAGGGGAAGAAAAGCCTCGAGTTTTTACGGAGGTGGATATAA
- a CDS encoding AAA family ATPase → MKVVGVVGYPASGKGEFSQIAGELGIPVVVMGDMIRRKVVENRLALTDENIGAAARKLRGELGMDAVAILTAEEIEKIDPKIVVIDGIRGDAEVTYFRSVFSDFSLLAISASFETRLLRMKNRGRSDDTTTPETLRSRDEREESFGLARAVSLADAHIENESSREEFVARIRNYLENLA, encoded by the coding sequence ATGAAGGTTGTCGGTGTTGTCGGGTATCCCGCAAGCGGGAAGGGGGAATTTTCACAGATTGCCGGCGAACTGGGCATCCCGGTCGTGGTCATGGGGGATATGATCCGCAGAAAAGTCGTAGAGAACCGGCTTGCATTGACCGATGAGAACATCGGAGCGGCCGCACGGAAACTCCGCGGCGAACTCGGCATGGACGCCGTGGCAATATTAACAGCAGAGGAGATCGAAAAGATCGACCCAAAGATCGTCGTCATCGACGGGATCAGAGGGGACGCCGAGGTCACCTACTTCAGATCAGTATTCAGTGACTTTTCACTTCTGGCGATTTCGGCAAGTTTCGAGACGCGCCTTCTCCGGATGAAAAACAGAGGGAGAAGCGATGACACGACCACGCCCGAGACGCTTCGTTCCCGCGACGAGCGGGAGGAGTCGTTTGGACTCGCCAGAGCCGTTTCTCTTGCGGATGCACACATCGAGAACGAATCGAGCCGCGAGGAGTTTGTTGCCCGGATCAGAAACTATCTGGAGAATCTTGCATGA
- a CDS encoding autoantigen p27 domain-containing protein → MTKKPEDIMTEYLLNGAKMLSELCPKCEAPLFEVKGKKMCVVCANTPKEETAQKKSAENIQMIVPKYAAADQTSSPAPENILAGLDDLILKLCIRAAAETEPERCLTLIECIRTAAEAKTILSR, encoded by the coding sequence ATGACAAAAAAACCCGAGGATATAATGACGGAGTATCTCCTAAACGGAGCGAAAATGCTCTCGGAGCTCTGTCCAAAATGCGAGGCCCCACTTTTTGAGGTGAAAGGGAAGAAGATGTGCGTGGTTTGTGCCAATACCCCAAAAGAAGAAACAGCGCAAAAAAAATCCGCAGAAAACATCCAGATGATCGTCCCGAAATATGCAGCCGCTGATCAGACCTCGTCGCCTGCCCCGGAAAATATTCTCGCTGGACTGGATGACCTTATTCTCAAACTCTGCATCCGTGCCGCCGCCGAAACCGAACCGGAACGCTGTCTTACGCTCATCGAGTGCATCCGGACAGCCGCAGAAGCAAAAACCATACTCTCAAGATAA
- a CDS encoding UPF0147 family protein — protein sequence MANPEDMIKQCIMMLHAMSEDSTIPRNIRRVADETMKVLQDEKKTIGLRAASALSMIDEVSNDSNMPIHARTRIWELASTLEAVPFD from the coding sequence ATGGCAAATCCGGAAGATATGATCAAGCAGTGCATTATGATGCTGCATGCAATGAGTGAAGATTCGACGATACCACGGAATATCCGCCGCGTGGCCGATGAAACGATGAAGGTTCTCCAGGATGAGAAGAAGACGATCGGTCTGAGAGCTGCCAGTGCTCTTTCGATGATCGATGAGGTCAGCAATGACTCGAATATGCCGATCCATGCCAGAACCCGGATATGGGAGCTCGCTTCAACCCTTGAAGCAGTACCCTTTGACTAA
- a CDS encoding DUF1922 domain-containing protein, which yields MINKDGFAVIGCTKCRRLLVADLSYTTKTCICGNRIDIAKTKLLAVSGSADEAGEILRHMQTGKNSGFTSANRIGGSFKKDS from the coding sequence ATGATAAATAAAGACGGATTTGCCGTAATAGGCTGTACGAAATGCAGGAGACTGCTGGTCGCCGACCTCTCTTATACCACAAAGACCTGTATCTGCGGGAACAGGATCGATATCGCGAAAACAAAACTTCTCGCCGTATCCGGATCGGCCGATGAAGCAGGGGAAATACTCAGACACATGCAGACGGGAAAAAACTCCGGCTTCACCTCTGCGAATAGAATCGGTGGATCTTTCAAAAAAGATAGTTAG